The Mytilus edulis unplaced genomic scaffold, xbMytEdul2.2 SCAFFOLD_2347, whole genome shotgun sequence genome includes a region encoding these proteins:
- the LOC139506753 gene encoding alpha-1,3-mannosyl-glycoprotein 4-beta-N-acetylglucosaminyltransferase C-like isoform X1, with the protein MTKRNDEILHYPQAGMLMNNISLFRNILAGKEMKNLSLPSPLTEFQKFYNNHNAVDKKVVMYGQSKRDQGYLTIGIPTVKRRLNGDHYMYTTLNSLISNTDQGRIQDVIIVIFMADPDESWNNESAKKIYEEFKPHFDSGFMQIIKAPENIYPDFSNLQKTKQDSAERVQWRSKQNVDFAFLMLYCQNLSTYYIQLEDDVLVASNFVKDIESFVLNRTDHWICLEFSTLGFIGKMFHSSDLRVISSVLLTYFSETPCDLLLGGIIKFLGQNTPIHSSVSLFQHIGKISSLRNKMMPSIDRFFKDKGSNILPIMKLPKGGHPDAKFETNMKIIPDYPPENVYKNNLFFWASYPRSKQYFRLIFTKNINMSRLVISTGENINKTDFLENGVIKVGFNNKQNICNDLKEIGRFVEGEFDSLIQGIVIPENIKCLHIEAKKGQKRWLIIREIEIFQNKKYKKYFFRIMLMYNKRLRKNLSETSTLLNKLKLPIFHAVS; encoded by the exons ATGACAAAAAGAAACGACGAAATACTGCATTATCCACAG gcTGGGATGTTGATGAATAATATAAGTCTATTTAGGAACATATTGGCgggaaaagaaatgaaaaacttatCACTACCATCACCATTGACAGAATTTCAGAAATTTTATAACAACCATAATGCGGTTGACAAGAAGGTTGTCATGTATGGTCAATCTAAAAGGGACCAAG GTTATCTAACAATAGGGATACCTACAGTAAAGAGACGATTAAATGGTGATCACTACATGTACACAACTCTAAACTCTCTTATATCTAACACTGATCAAGGCAGGATTCAAGAtgtaattattgtcatttttatggCAGACCCAGACGAATCTTGGAATAACGAAAGTGCAAAAAAGATATATGAGGAATTTAAGCCTCATTTTGATAGCGGTTTCATGCAGATTATAAAAGCACCTGAAAATATATACCCAGACTTTTCCAATTTGCAAAAAACAAAACAGGATTCGGCAGAACGAGTCCAATGGAGATCCAAACAAAATGTTGACTTTGCCTTTTTAATGCTGTATTGCCAAAACCTTAGTACTTATTATATACAATTAGAGGACGATGTTCTGGTCGCCTCTAATTTCGTTAAAGATATcgaaagttttgttttaaatcgtACAGACCACTGGATTTGTTTGGAATTTTCCACTCTTGGATTTATTGGTAAAATGTTCCATTCAAGTGATTTACGAGTGATATCATCAGTGTTGTTAACTTATTTCAGCGAGACACCATGTGATCTTTTACTAGGAGGAATTATAAAATTCTTGGGACAAAATACTCCTATTCATTCATCAGTTAGTTTATTCCAACATATTGGTAAAATTTCGTCACTCCGGAATAAAATGATGCCTTCGATAGACCgattttttaaagataaaggATCAAATATTCTTCCAATAATGAAACTACCAAAAGGTGGTCATCCCGATGCGAAGTTTGAAACTAATATGAAAATTATACCCGATTATCCTCCGGAAAAtgtgtataaaaataatttatttttttgggcTTCATACCCTAGAAGTAAACAGTATTTTAGactaatttttacaaaaaatataaatatgtcacGATTAGTAATTTCTACCGgtgaaaatatcaataaaacgGATTTTTTAGAGAATGGAGTTATAAAGGTCGGttttaacaataagcaaaataTTTGCAATGATTTGAAAGAAATTGGTCGTTTCGTTGAAGGTGAATTCGATTCTTTAATACAAGGAATAGTCATACCAGAAAATATAAAATGCTTGCACATAGAAGCTAAAAAGGGACAAAAACGGTGGTTGATTATAAgagaaattgaaatatttcaaaataaaaaatataaaaaatatttctttcgcATTATGTTAATGTATAATAAACGCCTTAGAAAGAATTTGTCAGAAACAAGCACACTTTTAAATAAGCTTAAGCTTCCAATATTCCATGCAGTAAGTTGA
- the LOC139506753 gene encoding alpha-1,3-mannosyl-glycoprotein 4-beta-N-acetylglucosaminyltransferase C-like isoform X2 yields MKKKISGTELKNLTLPSALVNFERFYNTHSNIDNSVVQYGNFTNRQGYLTIGIPTVKRRLNGDHYMYTTLNSLISNTDQGRIQDVIIVIFMADPDESWNNESAKKIYEEFKPHFDSGFMQIIKAPENIYPDFSNLQKTKQDSAERVQWRSKQNVDFAFLMLYCQNLSTYYIQLEDDVLVASNFVKDIESFVLNRTDHWICLEFSTLGFIGKMFHSSDLRVISSVLLTYFSETPCDLLLGGIIKFLGQNTPIHSSVSLFQHIGKISSLRNKMMPSIDRFFKDKGSNILPIMKLPKGGHPDAKFETNMKIIPDYPPENVYKNNLFFWASYPRSKQYFRLIFTKNINMSRLVISTGENINKTDFLENGVIKVGFNNKQNICNDLKEIGRFVEGEFDSLIQGIVIPENIKCLHIEAKKGQKRWLIIREIEIFQNKKYKKYFFRIMLMYNKRLRKNLSETSTLLNKLKLPIFHAVS; encoded by the exons atgaagaaaaaaatatcaggGACAGAGCTTAAAAATTTAACTTTGCCTTCGGCACTCGTGAATTTTGAGAGGTTTTACAACACGCATTCTAACATTGATAACAGCGTTGTTCAGTATGGTAATTTTACTAACAGACAAG GTTATCTAACAATAGGGATACCTACAGTAAAGAGACGATTAAATGGTGATCACTACATGTACACAACTCTAAACTCTCTTATATCTAACACTGATCAAGGCAGGATTCAAGAtgtaattattgtcatttttatggCAGACCCAGACGAATCTTGGAATAACGAAAGTGCAAAAAAGATATATGAGGAATTTAAGCCTCATTTTGATAGCGGTTTCATGCAGATTATAAAAGCACCTGAAAATATATACCCAGACTTTTCCAATTTGCAAAAAACAAAACAGGATTCGGCAGAACGAGTCCAATGGAGATCCAAACAAAATGTTGACTTTGCCTTTTTAATGCTGTATTGCCAAAACCTTAGTACTTATTATATACAATTAGAGGACGATGTTCTGGTCGCCTCTAATTTCGTTAAAGATATcgaaagttttgttttaaatcgtACAGACCACTGGATTTGTTTGGAATTTTCCACTCTTGGATTTATTGGTAAAATGTTCCATTCAAGTGATTTACGAGTGATATCATCAGTGTTGTTAACTTATTTCAGCGAGACACCATGTGATCTTTTACTAGGAGGAATTATAAAATTCTTGGGACAAAATACTCCTATTCATTCATCAGTTAGTTTATTCCAACATATTGGTAAAATTTCGTCACTCCGGAATAAAATGATGCCTTCGATAGACCgattttttaaagataaaggATCAAATATTCTTCCAATAATGAAACTACCAAAAGGTGGTCATCCCGATGCGAAGTTTGAAACTAATATGAAAATTATACCCGATTATCCTCCGGAAAAtgtgtataaaaataatttatttttttgggcTTCATACCCTAGAAGTAAACAGTATTTTAGactaatttttacaaaaaatataaatatgtcacGATTAGTAATTTCTACCGgtgaaaatatcaataaaacgGATTTTTTAGAGAATGGAGTTATAAAGGTCGGttttaacaataagcaaaataTTTGCAATGATTTGAAAGAAATTGGTCGTTTCGTTGAAGGTGAATTCGATTCTTTAATACAAGGAATAGTCATACCAGAAAATATAAAATGCTTGCACATAGAAGCTAAAAAGGGACAAAAACGGTGGTTGATTATAAgagaaattgaaatatttcaaaataaaaaatataaaaaatatttctttcgcATTATGTTAATGTATAATAAACGCCTTAGAAAGAATTTGTCAGAAACAAGCACACTTTTAAATAAGCTTAAGCTTCCAATATTCCATGCAGTAAGTTGA